One part of the Phacochoerus africanus isolate WHEZ1 chromosome 7, ROS_Pafr_v1, whole genome shotgun sequence genome encodes these proteins:
- the LOC125131794 gene encoding protein HP-20 homolog, translating to MAGIWILASIILVAVLEKGGCVGPPGPRGPLGPPGLMGFPGFRGPPGLPGFPGYPGPNTKCPCKKESAFTVKLSGKLPSPSKPVNFTEVLYNAQKDFGEDTGVFTCELPGNYHFLFDVELRHCKVIIWLMKDKSPVLEKHQVSTQEIRNLSGMLTLPLSKGDKVWLEAEVETKDPEQAIAIIYFSGFLI from the exons ATGGCTG gTATCTGGATACTGGCCAGCATCATCCTAGTGGCTGTGTTGGAGAAAGGAGGATGTGTTGGGCCTCCAGGGCCACGAGGGCCTCTAGGACCTCCAGGTCTCATGGGGTTTCCTGGTTTCAGAG GTCCACCAGGATTACCAGGATTTCCAGGATATCCAGGACCAAATACAAAATGCCCATGTAAGAAGGAGTCAGCCTTCACTGTGAAGCTCAGTGGCAAGCTGCCTTCACCTTCGAAGCCTGTCAACTTCACGGAGGTCCTGTACAATGCCCAGAAGGACTTCGGGGAGGACACAGGGGTCTTCACCTGTGAATTGCCAGGAAATTaccatttcctctttgatgtaGAGCTCCGTCACTGCAAGGTGATAATTTGGCTGATGAAGGACAAAAGTCCTGTCTTAGAAAAGCATCAGGTCTCCACCCAAGAGATCAGGAATCTCTCTGGCATGTTGACCCTCCCACTGAGCAAAGGTGATAAGGTGTGGCTGGAAGCAGAAGTGGAAACTAAAGATCCAGAGCAAGCCATAGCCATAATCTATTTCTCTGGTTTTCTGATATAG